A genomic region of Alicyclobacillus sp. SO9 contains the following coding sequences:
- a CDS encoding ABC transporter permease codes for MFNIELWRSAFDSLLVNKLRSVLTMIGIIVGVGSIITIVAIGQGGKSAILNEIQSANPQDTVEIIPKSLLSAQGQANPSQIRSFSPSDFQLVRGFSGVKDVYTTPQTSDTLSYAGKRESITVTAGPSYLPSLDKFKISAGRMYLPMDNTAHRHVAVLSTQVAKDLFNKNKPQDAVGHFVSLQGQLLQVIGISKSTNSSPLANLVPNKNVYVPTSTFSDLYPGKPIYTMDIRTQTGQNKKAISARVIAVLNAKYHSNAFTDASSYITSVTNLIGKVTTTITVIIGAIAGIALLVGGIGVMNIMLVSVTERTREIGIRMSLGATRTTILWQFLVEAMVLTTLGGGIGIVLGWLTAVIVSASFHLSALVSWQSVVGSFLFSAIIGIICGLYPASRASRLNPIESLRYE; via the coding sequence ATGTTTAACATAGAGCTGTGGAGAAGTGCATTTGACTCATTGCTTGTCAATAAACTCCGTTCTGTCCTTACAATGATTGGGATTATCGTAGGCGTCGGCTCTATCATCACGATTGTGGCAATTGGACAGGGTGGAAAAAGCGCGATTTTAAATGAGATTCAAAGTGCCAATCCGCAAGACACAGTTGAAATCATTCCAAAGAGCCTGTTATCGGCGCAAGGTCAAGCGAATCCAAGTCAAATTCGGTCGTTTAGCCCCTCGGACTTCCAGCTGGTGCGCGGATTTTCAGGGGTGAAGGACGTCTACACCACACCTCAAACCAGCGACACGCTTTCATACGCCGGTAAACGAGAGAGTATTACCGTGACAGCCGGGCCAAGTTACTTACCATCTTTAGACAAGTTTAAAATTTCCGCGGGAAGAATGTATTTGCCGATGGACAATACAGCACATCGCCACGTAGCGGTCTTATCGACACAAGTTGCCAAAGACTTGTTTAACAAAAACAAGCCGCAAGACGCTGTTGGACACTTTGTGTCGTTGCAAGGACAATTATTGCAGGTAATTGGTATTTCGAAATCGACCAACTCTTCCCCCTTGGCAAATCTTGTTCCGAACAAGAATGTCTATGTTCCCACGTCCACGTTCTCAGATTTGTATCCTGGAAAACCGATTTATACCATGGACATTCGAACCCAAACGGGGCAAAATAAGAAAGCAATCTCCGCACGTGTGATTGCAGTCCTGAATGCAAAATACCATTCGAACGCATTTACGGACGCCTCCAGCTACATTACCAGCGTTACAAATTTGATTGGAAAAGTCACGACTACAATTACGGTCATTATAGGTGCGATTGCAGGTATCGCCCTGCTTGTAGGCGGCATTGGCGTGATGAATATCATGCTGGTATCCGTCACCGAGCGAACCCGGGAAATTGGCATACGTATGTCTCTCGGTGCCACTCGAACCACCATTTTATGGCAATTTTTGGTTGAAGCAATGGTTTTAACAACCCTGGGCGGCGGCATCGGTATTGTCTTAGGTTGGCTCACTGCTGTCATTGTCTCAGCTTCCTTTCACCTCTCTGCGCTTGTGTCTTGGCAGTCTGTTGTCGGCAGTTTTCTGTTCTCTGCAATCATTGGCATCATTTGCGGGCTGTATCCCGCGAGTCGTGCTTCGCGCCTCAATCCAATTGAGTCTCTTCGATATGAATAA